A single genomic interval of Thermoanaerobacter uzonensis DSM 18761 harbors:
- a CDS encoding DAK2 domain-containing protein: MLKYLDGKTLKNMMIASSNYLFNNKGEVDKLNVFPVPDGDTGSNMAYTMQYAAKELEKSQDTIKDVLDAISKGTLMGAKGNSGVILSQIFRGFSKRLRDTKKITPCDFAEGLKAGVEVAYKAVMRPVEGTILTVCRETAEEAEKICKQVENFEEFFTKIIEAAEKSLENTPNLLPVLKEAGVVDSGGMGFVYVLKGMFEGYKGNKIEPIEVLEGIVTNKQVVEDLRFLYCTEILVKTKKTYAEAILKEKFRRFGDSLVLVSDDGILKVHVHTNNPGLVLEEGLKIGELIKVKIDNMRIQHESLVSEERKPEKKYGVLVVANGEGIKNLFSELGCDVIINGGQTMNPSTNDILDGIKKINAENILVFPNNKNIIMACEQAKALSNKKVEIIPTNNFNEAITAIVNIDTEKSLEENVARIKEILSNIKTIEVTYSIRDTQINGFEIKKGDVLGFINDSLESVGKDYNKVAQELIYKALDEDSSLVSIYYGEEVTKEKAEELKNSLSVEADVEIYFGGQPLYYYVISIE; the protein is encoded by the coding sequence ATGTTGAAGTACTTAGATGGGAAAACTTTAAAGAACATGATGATTGCAAGCTCGAATTATCTTTTTAACAATAAAGGAGAAGTTGATAAACTTAATGTTTTTCCTGTTCCGGATGGTGACACTGGCTCTAATATGGCGTATACAATGCAATACGCCGCCAAAGAGTTAGAAAAATCACAAGATACGATAAAAGACGTTTTAGATGCTATTTCTAAAGGCACATTGATGGGGGCAAAAGGTAATTCTGGAGTTATTTTATCCCAGATTTTTAGAGGCTTTTCTAAACGACTTAGAGATACAAAAAAGATAACTCCTTGCGATTTTGCAGAAGGCTTGAAAGCTGGTGTAGAGGTAGCTTATAAAGCAGTTATGAGACCTGTAGAAGGTACTATTCTCACAGTATGTAGGGAAACTGCAGAAGAGGCTGAAAAAATATGTAAACAAGTTGAAAATTTTGAAGAATTCTTCACGAAGATTATTGAAGCTGCAGAAAAGTCCTTAGAAAACACTCCCAATCTCTTACCAGTTTTAAAAGAGGCTGGAGTAGTTGATTCTGGTGGAATGGGATTTGTGTATGTATTAAAAGGGATGTTTGAAGGGTATAAAGGAAACAAAATTGAGCCGATAGAAGTTTTAGAAGGGATAGTAACAAATAAACAAGTTGTGGAGGATTTAAGATTTTTATATTGTACAGAAATATTAGTCAAAACAAAAAAGACTTATGCAGAAGCTATTTTAAAGGAGAAATTTAGAAGATTTGGAGATAGCCTGGTATTGGTTTCAGATGATGGCATTTTAAAAGTCCATGTGCATACCAACAATCCTGGATTAGTATTAGAAGAAGGGCTTAAAATAGGTGAACTTATAAAAGTAAAAATTGACAATATGAGAATACAACATGAGAGTTTAGTAAGTGAAGAGAGGAAGCCTGAGAAAAAATATGGAGTTTTAGTTGTAGCTAATGGAGAAGGAATTAAAAATCTTTTTTCAGAGCTGGGCTGTGATGTTATTATAAATGGTGGGCAAACGATGAATCCTAGTACAAATGACATTTTAGATGGTATAAAAAAGATAAATGCGGAAAATATTTTAGTTTTTCCTAATAATAAAAATATAATAATGGCTTGCGAACAAGCAAAAGCCTTATCAAATAAGAAAGTAGAGATAATCCCAACCAATAATTTTAATGAAGCTATAACTGCCATTGTAAATATTGATACTGAAAAAAGTTTAGAGGAAAATGTAGCTAGAATAAAAGAAATATTAAGTAATATAAAGACAATTGAAGTGACTTATTCAATAAGAGACACACAAATAAATGGTTTTGAAATCAAAAAAGGAGATGTGTTAGGTTTTATAAATGACAGTCTGGAATCAGTAGGAAAAGATTATAATAAAGTAGCACAAGAATTGATTTATAAAGCTTTAGATGAGGATTCTTCATTAGTCAGCATATATTATGGGGAAGAAGTTACAAAAGAAAAAGCGGAGGAATTGAAAAATTCTCTTTCCGTAGAGGCAGATGTGGAAATTTATTTTGGAGGTCAGCCGCTTTACTATTATGTTATATCAATAGAGTAA
- the recG gene encoding ATP-dependent DNA helicase RecG: protein MPLNLDIQYVKGVGPKRAKLLKKLGINTVEDLLFYFPKDYENRSDILKIEDLKVGEKQTFRGYIAGSPREIKTSKVIITKVPVKDGTGAVELVWYNQPYIKNNFKIGEEYIINGKLQFKYGQLIVENPVLEKSEDFRLNTGRIVPIYGLTEGLTQNAIRKIMFNALKDYVQEVEEFFDEEFLFEKGLMDIKNALININFPQNEAYLEQAKYRFKYQELFLLQMALFLVKRSVKGKKGIKFERVELKPFLVGLPFKLTSAQIKVLKEIIADMNSHKVMNRLVQGDVGSGKTVVAACSMYIAVKNGYQVAMMAPTEILAKQHYYTLKELFRNTDIKIGLLSGSISPSNKKEVLEKIKNGDYDIVVGTHALIEDDVIFNNLGLCITDEQHRFGVRQRALLTKKGENPDVLVMTATPIPRTLALILYGDLDISIIDQLPPGRKKVKTYVISSSVRKKAYEFAMKEVKKGRQVYVVCPLIEESDKINAMSAEIVYREIYKDAFKEAKVGLLHGKMNDSDKEKVMEEFVNGKIDILVSTTVIEVGVNVPNATVMIVENAERFGLAQLHQLRGRVGRSEFQSYCILISYSNSDIAKKRLGVLAQTSDGFKIAEKDLEIRGPGEFLGLRQHGLPEFKIANIFEDIDIIKTVQKDVEELLEKDPKLENHPNLKSILLNQFYQKLEGIILN from the coding sequence ATGCCTTTAAATCTGGATATTCAGTACGTAAAAGGAGTTGGACCTAAAAGGGCAAAACTTCTTAAAAAATTGGGAATAAACACGGTAGAGGACTTATTATTCTATTTTCCCAAAGATTATGAGAATAGAAGCGATATTTTAAAGATTGAGGACCTAAAAGTTGGGGAAAAACAAACTTTTAGAGGTTATATTGCAGGTAGTCCCCGAGAAATAAAGACTTCAAAAGTCATCATAACTAAAGTGCCTGTAAAAGATGGGACAGGTGCAGTAGAATTAGTGTGGTATAATCAACCCTATATAAAGAATAATTTTAAAATTGGTGAAGAATATATAATAAACGGTAAATTACAATTTAAATATGGACAGTTAATAGTAGAAAATCCTGTTTTAGAGAAAAGTGAAGATTTTAGATTAAACACTGGAAGGATAGTTCCTATTTATGGGCTTACAGAAGGATTGACGCAAAATGCTATCAGGAAGATAATGTTTAATGCCCTTAAGGATTATGTACAGGAAGTAGAAGAGTTTTTTGATGAGGAATTTCTATTTGAAAAAGGTTTAATGGACATAAAAAATGCACTAATTAATATAAATTTTCCACAAAATGAAGCATATTTAGAGCAGGCAAAATACAGATTTAAATATCAAGAACTTTTTTTGCTGCAAATGGCCCTATTTTTAGTGAAAAGGTCTGTTAAAGGGAAAAAGGGGATAAAATTTGAAAGAGTGGAGTTAAAGCCTTTTCTCGTGGGATTACCATTTAAATTGACTTCGGCGCAGATAAAAGTTTTAAAAGAAATAATTGCAGATATGAATTCTCACAAAGTGATGAATCGTTTGGTGCAGGGAGATGTGGGTTCTGGTAAAACAGTTGTTGCAGCTTGCAGCATGTACATTGCTGTCAAAAATGGCTATCAAGTGGCAATGATGGCTCCAACGGAGATATTGGCAAAACAGCATTATTATACGTTAAAAGAGCTTTTTAGAAATACTGATATAAAAATTGGGCTTTTATCCGGCAGCATTTCACCTTCTAATAAAAAAGAAGTACTAGAAAAAATTAAAAATGGAGATTATGATATTGTAGTAGGGACACATGCACTAATAGAGGATGATGTGATTTTTAACAATTTAGGACTTTGTATAACTGATGAACAACACCGATTTGGTGTGAGACAAAGGGCACTTTTGACAAAAAAAGGTGAAAATCCCGATGTTTTGGTTATGACAGCTACACCAATTCCTCGTACATTGGCTCTCATTCTATATGGAGATTTGGATATATCAATAATTGACCAATTACCTCCCGGGAGAAAAAAAGTTAAAACCTACGTTATTTCTTCTTCTGTGAGAAAGAAAGCCTACGAGTTTGCAATGAAGGAAGTAAAAAAGGGAAGGCAAGTTTATGTAGTTTGTCCCTTAATTGAAGAATCGGATAAAATAAATGCGATGTCTGCCGAAATAGTATATAGAGAAATTTATAAAGATGCTTTTAAGGAAGCTAAAGTAGGACTTTTACACGGTAAAATGAATGACAGCGATAAAGAAAAGGTTATGGAAGAGTTTGTAAATGGCAAAATCGATATTTTAGTTTCGACTACAGTAATAGAGGTGGGAGTAAATGTACCTAATGCAACAGTGATGATTGTAGAAAATGCAGAAAGGTTTGGACTTGCACAGCTTCATCAACTTAGAGGTAGAGTCGGTAGGTCAGAATTTCAGTCTTATTGTATTTTGATTAGTTATTCTAATTCTGACATAGCTAAAAAAAGACTGGGAGTTTTGGCTCAAACTTCTGATGGATTTAAAATTGCAGAAAAAGATTTAGAAATAAGAGGGCCAGGTGAATTTCTAGGATTAAGACAGCATGGACTTCCTGAATTTAAAATTGCTAACATTTTTGAAGACATAGATATTATAAAGACAGTGCAAAAAGATGTAGAAGAGTTACTGGAAAAAGACCCTAAACTTGAAAACCATCCAAATCTAAAAAGTATTTTACTTAATCAATTTTATCAAAAATTAGAAGGAATAATATTAAATTAG
- a CDS encoding DegV family protein, with the protein MEKIAIVTDSLSDIPEDLVKTYRIFIVPLTINIDGASYKDGVDITKEEFYGLLKEGKMPTTTQASPVEFMEVFKDLLKSYDYIIAIILSSKLSGTYQSAVIARDMVDSKRIEVIDSRHYSLGNGMLVLQAAKMAVAGASKEEIVKKVYDLIPKIRYIMAFDSLDYLYRGGRLPKSQAFIGNILNIKPILMNDDGELKIVDKVRGQKKVIRWMIDYMKNTGVDFTDREVGLIHTDKEEFLNEIEAALRSELGITKFLRSRAGCGIGTHAGPDAAGVFFEEK; encoded by the coding sequence ATGGAAAAGATAGCAATTGTTACAGATAGCTTGTCTGACATACCTGAGGATTTAGTGAAAACTTATAGGATATTTATAGTTCCTCTAACTATCAATATTGATGGTGCAAGTTATAAAGATGGGGTAGATATAACAAAAGAAGAATTCTATGGGCTTTTAAAAGAAGGGAAAATGCCAACAACTACTCAAGCTTCACCAGTAGAATTTATGGAAGTTTTTAAAGATTTGTTAAAAAGTTATGATTACATAATTGCCATAATTTTATCTTCAAAATTAAGTGGTACTTATCAATCGGCTGTGATTGCAAGAGATATGGTGGACTCAAAAAGAATTGAGGTTATCGATTCAAGACATTATTCTTTAGGAAATGGTATGTTAGTTCTTCAAGCTGCTAAAATGGCAGTTGCAGGAGCTTCTAAGGAGGAAATTGTTAAAAAAGTGTATGATTTAATTCCTAAAATTAGGTATATAATGGCTTTTGATTCTTTAGACTATCTGTACAGAGGAGGGCGTCTACCTAAATCACAGGCTTTTATAGGAAATATTTTGAATATAAAGCCTATTTTAATGAATGATGATGGGGAATTAAAAATAGTAGATAAGGTTAGAGGTCAAAAAAAGGTTATTCGCTGGATGATTGATTATATGAAAAATACAGGAGTAGATTTTACAGATAGAGAAGTTGGATTAATTCATACGGATAAAGAAGAATTTTTAAATGAAATAGAAGCTGCTTTAAGAAGTGAGTTAGGGATAACTAAGTTTTTAAGGTCAAGAGCTGGCTGCGGAATAGGCACCCATGCAGGTCCTGATGCGGCAGGAGTGTTTTTTGAGGAAAAATAA
- a CDS encoding alpha/beta-type small acid-soluble spore protein: MAAGSETKNPLVVKEAKQVMSQWKYEIARELGITPPADGYWGNLTSRDCGAVGGHMVKKMIQMAESQMASKGTWK, from the coding sequence ATGGCAGCAGGATCAGAAACCAAAAATCCTCTTGTGGTAAAAGAGGCAAAACAGGTTATGAGCCAATGGAAATATGAAATAGCAAGAGAATTAGGAATAACTCCTCCAGCTGATGGCTACTGGGGCAACCTTACATCAAGAGATTGTGGTGCTGTAGGTGGCCATATGGTAAAGAAAATGATACAAATGGCAGAAAGCCAGATGGCCAGCAAAGGAACTTGGAAATAA
- a CDS encoding alpha/beta-type small acid-soluble spore protein: MAVGSETKNPLVVREAKQVMSQWKYEIANELGITPPADGYWGNLTSRDCGAVGGHMVRKMIQMAESQMASKGTWK; encoded by the coding sequence ATGGCTGTAGGATCAGAAACTAAGAATCCTCTTGTGGTAAGAGAAGCAAAACAGGTTATGAGCCAATGGAAGTATGAGATAGCTAATGAATTAGGAATAACTCCTCCAGCTGATGGTTACTGGGGCAACCTCACATCAAGAGATTGTGGTGCTGTAGGTGGCCATATGGTGAGGAAAATGATACAAATGGCAGAAAGCCAGATGGCCAGCAAAGGAACTTGGAAATAA
- the rsmD gene encoding 16S rRNA (guanine(966)-N(2))-methyltransferase RsmD gives MRVIAGKLKGRKVKSLDGSEVRPTADRVKESLFNILMNKIEGSIFLDLFAGTGNIGIEALSRGAQFCYFVDKSLKSIKCIRENVAELNLIPFAKILHRDVLKVIEILDKNSTKFDIIFLDPPYYQNLAEKTLIKLGEAKVLKEDGIIIAEHHKNDKVRERYENLVKIRENKYGETILSFYKEEI, from the coding sequence TTGAGAGTGATAGCAGGTAAGTTAAAGGGAAGAAAGGTAAAATCTTTAGATGGTAGTGAAGTGCGGCCAACTGCTGATAGAGTTAAAGAATCGCTGTTTAATATATTGATGAATAAAATAGAAGGAAGTATTTTTTTGGATTTATTTGCGGGTACAGGAAATATAGGCATCGAAGCATTAAGCAGAGGGGCCCAGTTTTGCTATTTTGTAGATAAAAGTTTAAAAAGCATAAAATGCATAAGGGAGAATGTAGCTGAATTAAATTTAATACCTTTTGCTAAAATACTCCATCGAGATGTGTTGAAAGTTATTGAAATATTAGACAAAAATAGCACAAAGTTTGATATAATATTTTTAGATCCCCCTTATTATCAAAACCTTGCCGAAAAAACTCTTATAAAGCTTGGAGAGGCTAAAGTTTTAAAGGAAGACGGTATTATCATAGCAGAACACCATAAAAATGATAAAGTAAGAGAAAGGTATGAAAATTTAGTAAAGATAAGAGAAAATAAATATGGGGAGACAATATTATCATTTTATAAGGAGGAAATATGA
- the coaD gene encoding pantetheine-phosphate adenylyltransferase encodes MKTAIYPGSFDPVTYGHIDIIKRGANLFDRLIVAVLLNPSKKPLFSVEERVELLKAVTYDISNVEIDYFDGLLVDYAKKVNANAIIKGLRMVSDFEYEFQMALINKKLNPSVETIFLMTNAKYGYLSSSVVKEIAQFGGCLSEFVPDIVTQKLKEKFLR; translated from the coding sequence ATGAAAACTGCAATTTATCCAGGGAGTTTTGATCCAGTTACCTATGGACACATTGATATTATAAAAAGAGGAGCAAATTTGTTTGATAGGCTTATTGTAGCTGTGCTTTTAAACCCGTCGAAAAAGCCTTTATTTTCAGTGGAAGAAAGGGTAGAGCTTTTAAAAGCGGTAACTTATGATATTTCTAATGTAGAGATTGATTATTTTGATGGTTTGTTGGTGGATTATGCTAAAAAAGTCAATGCTAATGCTATAATAAAAGGCTTAAGAATGGTATCGGATTTTGAATATGAATTCCAAATGGCGCTAATCAATAAAAAATTAAACCCTTCTGTTGAAACTATTTTTTTAATGACTAATGCAAAGTATGGATATTTAAGTTCCAGTGTAGTAAAAGAAATTGCACAATTTGGTGGTTGCCTTTCTGAGTTTGTGCCTGACATTGTGACTCAAAAATTAAAAGAAAAATTTTTAAGATAA
- a CDS encoding ATPase: MSNFDGLEVLNLLEELENIIENSSSIPLSNKVLINKEEVLDLIKQIRIKLPDEFKRAEWIKQERQRILLEAQQEAEMITKEAEQKIKEMVSESEIVKKAEKTAAEIISTAQANAKEIRLGSREYADELLAKIESQVSEILETIRRNREELKGNK; the protein is encoded by the coding sequence TTGTCAAATTTTGATGGTTTAGAGGTTCTTAATCTTTTAGAAGAATTAGAAAACATTATAGAAAACAGTTCTTCTATTCCTCTTTCTAACAAAGTTTTGATAAACAAAGAAGAAGTTTTGGACTTAATAAAACAAATCCGAATAAAATTGCCAGATGAATTTAAAAGGGCGGAATGGATCAAACAAGAAAGGCAAAGAATTCTTTTAGAGGCACAACAGGAAGCAGAAATGATAACAAAAGAAGCCGAACAAAAGATTAAGGAAATGGTGAGTGAAAGTGAGATAGTTAAAAAGGCGGAAAAGACGGCAGCAGAAATAATCTCTACTGCCCAAGCTAATGCAAAGGAAATAAGGTTAGGAAGTAGAGAATATGCTGATGAATTGCTCGCTAAAATTGAATCACAGGTGTCTGAAATATTGGAAACTATTAGGAGAAATAGAGAAGAATTAAAAGGCAATAAATAG